In a single window of the Cryptococcus tetragattii IND107 chromosome 1, whole genome shotgun sequence genome:
- a CDS encoding 4-aminobutyrate aminotransferase — MLTRSLQSTVHTFARRRYAAASIAAAARLVPGQPQKPTVVTTTIPGPKGKELSAAIGKFQDPRAHTLVADYNKSCGNYLVDADGNVLLDMFAQIGRDGSSATEGALKASFLSYQAKRRGNRPFSDEEVETVLENQSPGSPELSVLSFKGGFHGRNLGSLSLTRSKPIHKLDMPAFEWPACQFPDIKYPLAQNVEHNQKAEAAALAHVEETIRVWSNKKPIVAMIIEPIQSEGGDRHASADYFRKLRRIAKKHDIFFIVDEVQTGVGATGSFWAHDKWELEEPADFVTFSKKAQASGFYHNLSTRAPFAYQAYNTWMVIERDGLIKNVTLVGDYIYESLEQYEASGKILNLRGKGQGTFIAFDLPSPKERDEFIAQMRLQGVNLGACGSQSVRLRPMLVFEQSHADLFLEKLRNVFKA, encoded by the exons ATGTTGACTAGATCACTTCAAAGCACTGTTCACACTTTCGCCAGAAGGCGTTATGCTGCCGCATCTATAGCTGCAGCAGCCCGCTTGGTTCCAGGCCAGCCGCAAAAGCCAACTGTGGTGACAACCACGATCCCAGGACCGAAAGG GAAAGAGCTCTCCGCAGCTATTGGCAAATTTCAAGATCCCCGGGCTCACACGTTGGTAGCCGACTACAACAAGAGTTGTGGAAACTACTTGGTTGATGCCGACGGCAATGTTCTTTTGGATATGTTCGCTCAAATCGGTAG GGATGGGTCTTCAGCCACTGAAGGCGCTCTTAAAGCGTCCTTCCTGTCCTATCAAGCCAAGCGAAGAGGGAACAGGCCGTTTtccgatgaagaagttgagacCGTTTTAGAAAATCAATCA CCTGGCTCTCCCGAGCTCAGTGTGCTTAGTTTCAAAGGTGGATTCCACGGCCGAAACTTGGGTTCTCTCAGTTTGACCCGTAGCAAGCCCATCCACAAG CTTGACATGCCTGCCTTCGAATGGCCAGCTTGTCAATTCCCCGACATCAAGTACCCTCTGGCCCAGAACGTTGAGCACAATCAGAAGGCCGAAGCAGCAGCTTTGGCTCACGTAGAGGAGACAATTCGAGTCTGGTCCAACAAGAAACCGATTGTGGCAATGATTATTGAGCCTATCCAATCAGAAGGCGGTGATCGTCATGCCTCTGCGGACTACTTCCGAAAGCTTCGCCGGATCGCCAAGAAGCatgacatcttcttcattgtcgATGAGGTCCAAACTGGCGTAGGAGCTACCGGCTCATTCTGGGCGCATGACAAATGGGAACTTGAGGAGCCTGCGGACTTCGTGACCTTCAGTAAGAAGGCTCAGGCATCCGGCTTTTACCATAACTTGTCTACCCGGGCACCTTTTGCCTACCAAGCTTATAACACGTGGATG GTGATTGAGCGTGACGGTCTTATTAAGAACGTCACTCTTGTGGGAGACTATATCTACGAAAGCCTTGAGCAATACGAAGCTAGTGGCAAGATCCTGAACCTTCGAGGCAAGGG GCAAGGTACCTTCATCGCTTTTGACTTGCCATCACCGAAGGAGCGTGACGA ATTCATCGCCCAAATGCGTCTTCAAGGAGTTAACCTTGGTGCTTGCGGCTCGCAGTCTGTGAGATTAAGGCCTATGCT GGTATTTGAGCAATCTCACGccgacctcttccttgagaAGCTGAGGAACGTTTTTAAAGCTTAG
- a CDS encoding methylmalonate-semialdehyde dehydrogenase (acylating), translating into MISRQLTRNLFNKRAASTLAADINAAQDNGRWKGTSTLGGDAKLLIGGSWESSKTDKWSEVHDPSTQRLISKVPHATPSEMKRIVDVAENKFYEWSESSVLTRQRIMLDLQGLIRKYHKDIARNIVLEQGKTFADAMGDVTRGLQVVQMATNIPTELLGRNIEVSRDMDTLTRIEPLGVGAAICPFNFPAMIPLWSVAMAIATGNTLILKPSERDPGASAIIAELCEMAGLPSGVINILHGGVDAVNFICDEPRIKAISFVGGDKAGKHIYDRAGALGKRVQAQLGAKSEWITIVVRADSLDHAIILPDANKSALKAVAGAAFGAAGQRCMALSVLVTVGDANWLPGLIEEAKALKMGNGFDEAADLGPVISPQARERIEQLIESCEKQGGRIVLDGRGATVKDYPNGNWVGPTILEATTDMDCYKNEIFGPALVVVKARDLNEAIELVNRNPYGNGAAIFTQSAVSSRKFEKKIEAGQVGINVPIPVPLPMFSWSGNKASVLGGASLYGPLGLNFWTKTKTITSLWREDAKEDKAAVAMPVHH; encoded by the exons ATGATATCCCGACAGCTCACCAGAAACCTATTCAACAAGCGTGCGGCATCCACGCTCGCCGCCGATA TCAATGCTGCCCAAGACAATGGAAGGTGGAAAGGCACCAGTACCTTGGGGGGCGATGCGAAACTCCTCATTGGTGGCTCCTGGGAATCAAGCAAGACAGACAAATGGTCAGAAGTGCACGATCCTTCGACACAGCGCCTCATCTCGAAAGTCCCTCATGCGACTCCCTCGGAGATGAAGCGTATCGTTGATGTGGCTGAGAACAAGTTTTACGAATGGAGTGAATCAAGTGTGCTTACCAGGCAAAGGATCATGTTAGA CCTGCAAGGCTTGATCAGGAAGTACCACAAGGATATCGCACGTAACATCGT TTTAGAGCAGGGAAAAACCTTCGCGGATGCCATGGGTGATGTTACAAGAGGGTTACAAGTGGTCCAAATGGCGACCAACATTCCTACTGAGCTGTTGGGTAGAAACATAGAGGTTTCGCGAGACATGGACACCTTAACTAGGATCGAGCCTCTTGGCGTCGGAGCTGCCATCTGCCCTTTCAATTTCCCGGCTATGATACCTTT GTGGAGCGTTGCAATGGCCATCGCCACAGGCAACACTCTTATCCTTAAGCCCAGTGAGCGCGACCCAGGCGCTTCGGCCATAATTGCCGAGCTGTGTGAAATGGCCGGTCTTCCTTCTGGTGTTATCAATATCCTCCACGGCGGCGTGGACGCCGTCAATTTCATTTGTGATGAACCACGAATCAAGGCTATTTCCTTCGTTGGAGGCGATAAGGCAGGCAAGCACATCTACGACAGGGCTGGTGCTCTTGGAAAACGAGTTCAAGCTCAACTTGGAGCCAAAAGTGAGTGGATAACCATTGTTGTCAGAGCTGATTCATTAGACCATGCCATCATTCTCCCTGATGCCAACAAGAGCGCTTTGAAGGCTGTCGCTGGAGCAGCGTTCGGGGCCGCGGGTCAACGATGCATGGCGCTCTCAGTTCTGGTTACTGTTGGGGATGCAAACTGGCTTCCTGGGCTTATCGAAGAGGCTAAAGCTTTGAAAATGGGCAATGGATTTGACGAAGCTGCCGACTT GGGGCCTGTAATCTCGCCTCAAGCTCGGGAGCGCATTGAGCAACTCATCGAGTCTTGCGAAAAGCAAGGAGGACGTATTGTTCTGGATGGTCGGGGTGCAACAGTTAAAGACTATCCTAACGGCAACTGGGTTGGCCCAACGATCTTGGAAGCTACAACCGATATGGACTGTTACAA GAATGAGATCTTCGGGCCCGCTTTAGTCGTGGTCAAAGCTCGTGACCTCAATGAGGCGATTGAGTTGGTTAACCGTAACCCCTATGGTAACGGCGCTGCTATATTCACTCAATCGGCCGTTTCATCCAGGAAgtttgaaaagaagattgaggcTGGTCAAGTCGGTATCAACGTCCCTATT CCTGTCCCTTTGCCAATGTTCTCTTGGTCCGGAAACAAAGCCAGTGTCCTTGGTGGTGCTTCTCTCTACGGCCCTTTGGGTCTTAACTTCTGGACGAAAACCAAGACGATTACTTCTCTATGGAGGGAAGATGCCAAAGAGGACAAGGCCGCCGTTGCTATGCCGGTTCACCACTGA
- a CDS encoding phosphatidylglycerol/phosphatidylinositol transfer protein → MKLAPLLIPFIATAATANLAGNALSWAGQLVSGGRDALAPADGPIKIMDSWSYVDCGLATDAVQIKSITVSPDPPVPGKNLTVNVKADVLTTIEEGAYADVTVKLGLIKLLHKEFDLCDEARNANATVQCPVKPGPYSVSQMVELPEEIPKAKFAVLVRGFTVEDEDMLCLDLFVDFMKK, encoded by the exons ATGAAGCTAGCCCCCCTCCTCATTCCCTTCATAGCCACAGCAGCCACAGCAAACCTCGCTGGTAATGCCCTCTCCTGGGCCGGCCAGTTGGTCAGCGGTGGACGTGACGCACTTGCCCCCGCCGACGGACCCATCAAGATTATGGACTCTTGGAGCTATGTTGACTGCG GATTGGCCACTGACGCGGT CCAAATCAAGTCAATCACGGTCTCTCCAGACCCTCCTGTCCCCGGAAAGAACCTCACTGTGAACGTCAAGGCCGATGTCCTCACAACTATTGAG GAAGGCGCCTATGCCGACGTCACGGTCAAGCTTGGTTTAATCAAGCTACTGCACAAGGAATTTGACCTCTGTGACGAAGC CCGTAATGCGAACGCGACTGTCCAGTGTCCTGTTAAGCCCGGTCCTTATTCTGTTTCCCAAATGGTTGAACTTCCAGAGGAAATTCCCAAGGCCAAGTTCGCCGTCCTGGTCAGGGGTTTCACtgttgaagacgaggacATGCTCTGCTTGGATCTCTTTGTTGATTTT atgaagaagtaa